A single region of the Streptomyces sp. NBC_00425 genome encodes:
- the argJ gene encoding bifunctional glutamate N-acetyltransferase/amino-acid acetyltransferase ArgJ has product MSVTAAKGFTAAGIAAGIKENGNPDLALVVNNGPRRAAAGVFTSNRVKAAPVLWSEQVLKSGEVTAVVLNSGGANACTGPKGFQDTHATAEKAAEVLEIGAGEVAVASTGLIGVLLPMDKLLPGIETAAGQLSEHGGEKAAIAIKTTDTVHKTSVVQGDGWTVGGMAKGAGMLAPGLATMLVVLTTDADLDSGTLDKALRDATRVTFDRVDSDGCMSTNDTVLLLASGASGVTPSYEEFAAAVRTVCDDLGQQLIRDAEGASKDIKVEVVGAASEDDAVEVGRSIARNNLLKCAVHGEDPNWGRVLSAIGTTSAVFEPDRLNVAINGVWVCRNGGVGEDRDRVDMRYREVHIVADLAAGSESAVIWTNDLTADYVHENSAYSS; this is encoded by the coding sequence GTGAGCGTCACGGCAGCCAAGGGATTCACGGCGGCGGGCATCGCCGCCGGAATCAAGGAGAACGGCAACCCGGACCTGGCCCTCGTGGTCAACAACGGGCCCCGCCGCGCCGCCGCAGGCGTCTTCACCTCCAACCGCGTGAAGGCCGCGCCCGTGCTGTGGTCCGAGCAGGTCCTGAAGAGCGGCGAGGTGACCGCCGTCGTGCTGAACTCCGGTGGCGCCAACGCGTGTACGGGCCCCAAGGGCTTCCAGGACACGCACGCGACGGCCGAGAAGGCCGCCGAGGTGCTGGAGATCGGCGCGGGCGAGGTCGCCGTCGCCTCCACCGGCCTCATCGGCGTCCTGCTCCCGATGGACAAGCTGCTGCCGGGGATCGAGACCGCCGCCGGTCAGCTCTCCGAGCACGGCGGCGAGAAGGCCGCCATCGCCATCAAGACGACGGACACCGTCCACAAGACGTCCGTGGTCCAGGGCGACGGCTGGACCGTCGGCGGCATGGCCAAGGGGGCCGGGATGCTCGCCCCCGGCCTCGCCACCATGCTGGTCGTCCTCACCACCGACGCCGACCTCGACAGCGGGACCCTGGACAAGGCGCTGCGCGACGCCACCCGGGTCACCTTCGACCGCGTCGACTCCGACGGCTGCATGTCGACCAACGACACCGTGCTGCTGCTGGCCTCCGGCGCCTCCGGCGTCACTCCGTCGTACGAGGAGTTCGCCGCGGCCGTACGCACCGTGTGCGACGACCTCGGCCAGCAGCTCATCCGCGACGCCGAGGGCGCCAGCAAGGACATCAAGGTCGAGGTCGTGGGCGCCGCCAGCGAGGACGACGCGGTCGAGGTGGGCCGCTCGATCGCCCGCAACAACCTCCTCAAGTGCGCCGTCCACGGCGAGGACCCCAACTGGGGCCGGGTGCTCTCCGCGATCGGCACCACCTCCGCCGTCTTCGAGCCGGACCGGCTCAACGTCGCCATCAACGGCGTCTGGGTCTGCAGGAACGGCGGCGTCGGCGAGGACCGCGACCGGGTCGACATGCGCTACCGCGAGGTGCACATCGTCGCCGACCTGGCCGCCGGCTCGGAGTCGGCCGTCATCTGGACCAACGACCTGACCGCCGACTACGTCCACGAGAACAGCGCGTACTCCTCATGA
- the argB gene encoding acetylglutamate kinase, whose protein sequence is MSNTTRKHTALPKAQILIEALPWLVRHNGKTVVIKFGGNAMIDDDLKAAFAQDVVFLHHAGIRPVVVHGGGPQISAALDRHGIVSEFKAGLRVTTEEAMDVVRMVLAGQVQRELVGLLNQHGPLAVGLTGEDAHTITATKHQPQIDGESVDIGRVGEITAIDTGAIEALLADGRIPVVSSIARSQDDGHVYNVNADTAAAALAAALGAETLMVLTDVEGLYEDWPNSDEVISRLTASQLEKLLPELSSGMVPKMEGCLHAVRGGVTTARVIDGRVQHSILLEIFTDEGIGTMVVPDGQGEP, encoded by the coding sequence ATGAGCAACACGACCCGCAAACACACCGCGCTCCCCAAGGCGCAGATCCTCATCGAGGCGCTGCCCTGGCTGGTCCGCCACAACGGCAAGACGGTCGTCATCAAGTTCGGCGGCAACGCCATGATCGACGACGACCTGAAGGCCGCCTTCGCGCAGGACGTCGTCTTCCTGCACCACGCCGGCATCAGGCCGGTCGTCGTGCACGGCGGCGGCCCGCAGATCAGCGCCGCCCTCGACCGGCACGGCATCGTCAGCGAGTTCAAGGCCGGTCTGCGCGTCACCACCGAAGAGGCCATGGACGTCGTACGGATGGTGCTCGCGGGGCAGGTCCAGCGCGAGCTGGTCGGCCTGCTCAACCAGCACGGTCCGCTCGCCGTCGGACTGACCGGCGAGGACGCGCACACCATCACCGCCACCAAGCACCAGCCGCAGATCGACGGTGAGTCGGTCGACATCGGGCGGGTCGGCGAGATCACCGCGATCGACACGGGCGCCATCGAGGCACTGCTCGCCGACGGCCGCATCCCGGTCGTCTCGTCGATCGCCAGGAGCCAGGACGACGGACATGTCTACAACGTCAATGCTGATACGGCGGCTGCGGCACTCGCTGCTGCTCTGGGCGCCGAAACCCTCATGGTCCTCACGGACGTCGAGGGTCTCTACGAGGACTGGCCCAACAGCGACGAGGTGATCAGCCGCCTCACCGCCTCACAACTGGAGAAGCTGCTGCCGGAGTTGAGCTCCGGCATGGTCCCGAAGATGGAGGGCTGCCTGCACGCCGTGCGAGGCGGCGTCACCACCGCCCGGGTCATCGACGGGCGCGTCCAGCACTCGATCCTGCTGGAGATCTTCACCGACGAAGGGATCGGCACGATGGTCGTGCCGGACGGACAGGGGGAGCCGTGA
- a CDS encoding acetylornithine transaminase, with product MSDANQELTARWQSAFMNNYGTPLLPLARGEGSRVWDADGKEYLDFVGGIAVNALGHAHPAVVEAVSRQIGSLGHISNFFMAEPTVALAERLLRHFGRDGRVFFCNSGAEANEAAFKIGRLTGRTRVVATEGAFHGRTMGALALTGQQGKREPFLPLPGDVTHVPFGDAQALAAAVTEETALVVLEPIQGELGVVVPPAGYLKAARAITAATGALLVLDEVQTGVGRTGQWFEYQAHEGVLPDVVTLAKGLGGGLPLGATVAFGRAAELLQPGQHGTTFGGNPVACAAGLAVLETIENEGLLENVKRQSERLRDGIEAVGHPLIDYVRGAGLLLGIVLTEPLAPQVRQAAQEAGFLVNVPAPDVIRLMPPLNLGDDEVETFLGALPGILDAVNGDRSGE from the coding sequence GTGAGCGACGCCAACCAGGAACTCACCGCGCGGTGGCAGAGCGCGTTCATGAACAACTACGGCACCCCGCTGCTGCCCCTGGCGCGAGGCGAGGGCAGCCGGGTCTGGGACGCCGACGGCAAGGAGTACCTGGACTTCGTCGGCGGCATCGCGGTCAACGCCCTCGGTCACGCCCACCCGGCCGTCGTCGAGGCGGTGAGCCGGCAGATCGGCTCCCTCGGTCACATCTCCAACTTCTTCATGGCCGAGCCGACCGTCGCGCTCGCCGAACGGCTGCTGCGGCACTTCGGCCGGGACGGCAGGGTCTTCTTCTGCAACTCGGGCGCCGAGGCGAACGAGGCCGCCTTCAAGATCGGCCGGCTGACCGGGCGGACCCGTGTCGTCGCCACCGAGGGCGCGTTCCACGGCCGGACCATGGGCGCCCTCGCGCTCACCGGCCAGCAGGGCAAGCGGGAACCTTTCCTGCCGCTGCCCGGCGACGTCACCCACGTGCCGTTCGGCGACGCCCAGGCGCTGGCCGCCGCCGTCACCGAGGAGACGGCGCTCGTCGTCCTCGAGCCGATCCAGGGTGAGCTGGGCGTCGTCGTACCGCCCGCCGGGTATCTGAAGGCCGCCCGCGCGATCACCGCCGCGACCGGCGCGCTGCTGGTCCTCGACGAGGTGCAGACCGGCGTCGGCCGGACCGGGCAGTGGTTCGAGTACCAGGCCCACGAGGGCGTCCTGCCGGACGTCGTCACGCTGGCGAAGGGCCTCGGCGGCGGACTGCCGCTGGGCGCCACCGTCGCCTTCGGGCGGGCGGCGGAACTGCTGCAGCCGGGCCAGCACGGGACCACCTTCGGCGGCAACCCGGTCGCCTGCGCCGCCGGCCTCGCCGTCCTCGAGACGATCGAGAACGAGGGGTTGCTGGAGAACGTCAAGCGGCAGAGCGAGAGGTTGCGGGACGGAATCGAGGCCGTCGGCCACCCGTTGATCGATTATGTCCGGGGAGCCGGCCTCCTCCTGGGTATCGTGCTCACCGAGCCCCTCGCACCCCAGGTGCGCCAGGCGGCTCAGGAGGCCGGGTTCCTGGTGAACGTGCCCGCCCCCGACGTCATCCGACTGATGCCGCCGCTGAACCTCGGCGACGACGAGGTGGAGACGTTCCTCGGGGCGCTGCCCGGCATCCTCGACGCAGTGAACGGGGACCGATCCGGAGAATGA
- a CDS encoding arginine repressor — MSQAQDHEHPGANGPAVPQTRTARHRRIVDILNRQAVRSQSQLAKLLSDDGLSVTQATLSRDLDELNAVKIRNTDGDLIYAVPSEGGFRTPRAPLGESAKEERMRRLSQELLISAEASANLVVLRTPPGAAQFLASAIDQAELHDILGTIAGDDTLLLISREATGGQALADHLLRLAQNGH; from the coding sequence ATGAGTCAGGCGCAGGACCATGAGCACCCGGGGGCCAACGGGCCCGCCGTGCCGCAGACCCGCACCGCGCGTCACCGCCGGATCGTGGACATCCTCAACCGGCAGGCGGTGCGCTCGCAGAGCCAGCTGGCGAAGCTGCTGTCGGACGACGGGCTGAGCGTCACCCAGGCGACGCTCTCCCGGGACCTCGACGAGCTGAACGCGGTGAAGATCCGCAACACCGACGGCGACCTGATCTACGCGGTGCCCAGCGAGGGGGGATTCCGCACGCCCCGGGCGCCGCTCGGGGAGTCTGCGAAGGAGGAGCGGATGCGGCGGCTGTCGCAGGAGCTGCTGATCTCCGCGGAGGCGTCCGCCAACCTCGTGGTCCTGCGGACCCCTCCGGGGGCCGCGCAGTTCCTCGCCTCGGCGATCGACCAGGCCGAGCTGCACGACATCCTGGGGACCATCGCCGGCGACGACACGCTGCTGCTGATCAGCAGGGAGGCCACCGGAGGGCAGGCGCTGGCCGACCATCTCCTGCGGTTGGCGCAGAACGGCCACTGA